The Streptomyces sp. NL15-2K genome contains a region encoding:
- a CDS encoding IPT/TIG domain-containing protein, with protein MPISPNQGSTGGGTLVTITGTNLSNTTAVNFGSKPATSVTNVSPTQVTAVSPSGTGTVGVTVTTPGGTSNPVPFFYVGAPFKSSLGATSGPLAGGNTITINGTGLSTASSVSFGGVTATPTVSSDSSLSVTVPAGAAAGPVSVSVTTAGGTNNGLSYTYVDIPVVGTIAPTEGSTSGGTAVTITGTNLDSTDSVTFDGTAAPFAVVNATTLSVVTPPGTAGPADVVVTNPAGSDTELGGFTYVAGPGI; from the coding sequence ATGCCCATCTCTCCGAATCAGGGTTCCACCGGTGGCGGGACCCTGGTGACCATCACCGGCACCAACCTGTCCAACACGACCGCAGTGAACTTCGGCAGCAAGCCTGCCACGAGCGTCACCAACGTCTCCCCGACGCAGGTCACCGCCGTCTCCCCCTCGGGGACCGGCACGGTTGGGGTCACGGTGACCACCCCGGGCGGTACCAGCAACCCGGTGCCGTTCTTCTACGTCGGCGCTCCGTTCAAGTCGTCGCTGGGCGCTACCTCCGGGCCGCTGGCCGGCGGCAACACGATCACCATCAACGGCACCGGGCTGTCGACGGCCAGCAGTGTGTCGTTCGGCGGGGTCACCGCCACCCCGACCGTGAGCAGTGACAGCTCGCTCAGCGTCACGGTGCCCGCGGGCGCTGCGGCGGGGCCCGTGTCGGTGAGCGTGACCACGGCGGGCGGCACCAACAACGGCCTCAGCTACACCTACGTCGACATCCCCGTGGTCGGGACCATCGCCCCGACCGAGGGCTCGACCTCCGGTGGGACGGCGGTGACCATCACCGGAACCAACCTGGACAGCACGGACTCGGTCACCTTCGACGGTACTGCGGCGCCGTTCGCGGTGGTCAACGCGACCACGCTGTCCGTGGTCACTCCGCCCGGGACCGCGGGACCGGCCGACGTGGTCGTGACCAACCCCGCCGGGTCCGACACAGAGCTCGGCGGCTTCACCTACGTCGCGGGCCCCGGTATCTGA
- a CDS encoding IPT/TIG domain-containing protein yields MPAPVVSSVSPNQGPTSGGTTVTVTGTDFTGVTNVRFGVKTAPTYVVDSPTTIRAVTPTGTGTVNVTVSTTQGTSSQSVPFTYVAAPSLSALSPNQGPQTGATVTVTGTNLSGATAVRFGGVAASFTVDSSTRITAVAPARAPGAVGVTVTTPGGTSNALTFTYAAVPSVTGLSPNQGPQTGGTTVTVTGTSLSGATAVRFGGVAASFTVDSSTRITAVAPAQAAGAVGVTVTTPGGTSNAADPNAFFYYVAPPSLTGLAPLSGPKAGGTTVTLTGNDLLGATAVRFGGVAASFTVDSSTRITAVAPAQATGAVAVTVTTPGGTSNPVEYVYLNDPLLASLAPDQGSVHGGTVVTLTGSDLAATTGVTFGAVPATFTVASPTQITTVAPPGLAGPVSVTVTTPAGTSNGLTYTRIAAPEI; encoded by the coding sequence ATGCCTGCCCCTGTGGTGTCTTCGGTCAGTCCCAACCAGGGACCGACCTCGGGTGGTACCACCGTCACCGTGACCGGAACCGACTTCACGGGAGTGACCAACGTCCGTTTCGGAGTCAAGACGGCCCCAACGTACGTCGTCGACAGCCCCACCACTATCAGGGCGGTGACTCCCACAGGCACCGGCACCGTGAACGTCACCGTCAGCACGACCCAGGGCACGAGCAGCCAGTCGGTTCCGTTCACCTATGTCGCGGCTCCCTCCCTCTCGGCCCTGTCGCCGAATCAGGGCCCGCAGACCGGGGCGACGGTGACGGTGACGGGCACCAACCTCTCGGGTGCGACGGCGGTGCGGTTCGGCGGGGTGGCGGCGTCGTTCACTGTCGACAGCAGTACGCGGATCACTGCGGTGGCTCCCGCCCGTGCGCCCGGTGCCGTGGGGGTCACGGTGACCACCCCCGGTGGCACCAGCAACGCCCTCACCTTCACCTACGCCGCAGTTCCCTCCGTCACCGGGCTGTCGCCGAATCAGGGCCCGCAGACCGGGGGGACGACGGTGACGGTGACGGGCACCAGCCTCTCGGGTGCGACGGCGGTGCGGTTCGGCGGGGTGGCGGCGTCGTTCACTGTCGACAGCAGTACGCGGATCACCGCGGTGGCCCCCGCCCAGGCGGCCGGTGCCGTGGGGGTCACGGTGACCACCCCCGGCGGCACCAGCAACGCCGCCGATCCCAACGCGTTCTTCTACTACGTCGCGCCGCCCTCTTTGACCGGCCTCGCCCCTCTCTCAGGACCCAAGGCGGGCGGCACCACGGTCACGCTCACCGGCAACGACCTCCTCGGTGCGACGGCGGTGCGGTTCGGCGGGGTGGCGGCGTCGTTCACTGTCGACAGCAGTACGCGGATCACCGCGGTGGCCCCCGCCCAGGCGACCGGTGCCGTGGCGGTCACGGTGACCACCCCCGGCGGCACCAGCAACCCCGTCGAATACGTCTATCTCAACGACCCGCTGCTGGCCTCCCTGGCACCTGACCAGGGGTCGGTCCACGGTGGCACGGTCGTCACGCTGACCGGCAGCGATCTCGCGGCCACCACCGGTGTCACGTTCGGCGCCGTGCCCGCGACGTTCACCGTGGCTTCCCCGACGCAGATCACCACCGTCGCCCCGCCAGGCCTCGCGGGGCCGGTTTCCGTCACGGTCACCACACCCGCCGGTACCAGCAACGGATTGACGTACACGCGGATCGCCGCGCCCGAGATCTGA
- a CDS encoding glycoside hydrolase family 18 chitinase: protein MRLGHRLGLRHRPGHRAVAGLTTLLLPFAALVGLASPASAAPSATATYAKTQDWGSGFEGKWTVKNTGTTAITSWTVEWDFPSGTSVTSAWDADVTASGTHWTAKNKSWNGTLAPGASVSFGFNGTGSGSPSHCELNGGSCDGGGTVPGDAAPSAPGTPTASAVTNTTAKLTWSAATDDKGVKNYDVLRDGAKVATVTTTSYTDTGLTAGTDYSYTVQARDTADQTGPVSGAVKVRTTGGTTEPPPSGSKVKLGYFTEWGVYGRNYHVKNLVTSGSAQKITHINYAFGNVKDGKCVVDDTYAAYDKAYTADQSVSGTADTWDQPLRGNFNQLRQLKAKYPHIKVLYSFGGWTYSGGFGQAAANPAAFAASCKAVVEDPRWADVFDGIDIDWEYPNACGLTCDTSGPAAFRNLMRALRSEFGSNYLVTAAITADGSSGGKIDAADYGGASAYADWYNVMTYDYFGAWAGTGPTAPHSPLTSYPGIPAAGFNSADAIAKLKAKGVPSAKLLLGIGFYGRGWTGVTQSAPGGTATGAAPGTYEAGIEDYKVLKSSCPATGTVAGTAYAHCGSNWWSYDTPSTIAGKMTWARNQGLGGAFFWEFSGDTPNGELAAAVSRGLS, encoded by the coding sequence ATGCGCCTCGGACACAGACTCGGACTCAGGCACCGACCGGGACACAGAGCCGTGGCAGGGCTCACCACCCTGCTGCTGCCGTTCGCCGCCCTGGTCGGGCTCGCGAGCCCCGCCTCCGCCGCCCCGTCGGCGACCGCCACCTACGCCAAGACCCAGGACTGGGGCTCCGGCTTCGAAGGCAAGTGGACGGTGAAGAACACCGGCACCACGGCCATCACTTCCTGGACCGTCGAGTGGGACTTCCCCTCCGGCACGTCCGTCACCTCCGCCTGGGACGCCGACGTCACCGCCTCCGGCACCCACTGGACCGCCAAGAACAAGTCCTGGAACGGCACCCTCGCCCCCGGCGCCTCCGTCTCCTTCGGCTTCAACGGCACCGGATCCGGCTCGCCCTCCCACTGCGAGCTCAACGGCGGCAGCTGCGACGGCGGCGGCACGGTCCCCGGCGACGCGGCCCCCTCCGCGCCCGGCACCCCGACCGCCTCCGCCGTCACCAACACCACGGCGAAGCTGACCTGGAGCGCGGCCACCGACGACAAGGGCGTCAAGAACTACGACGTCCTGCGCGACGGCGCCAAGGTGGCGACCGTGACCACGACCTCGTACACCGACACCGGCCTGACCGCCGGCACCGACTACTCCTACACCGTCCAGGCCCGCGACACCGCCGACCAGACCGGCCCGGTCAGCGGCGCGGTCAAGGTGCGCACCACCGGGGGGACCACGGAACCTCCGCCCTCCGGCTCCAAGGTCAAGCTCGGCTACTTCACCGAGTGGGGCGTCTACGGCCGCAACTACCACGTCAAGAACCTGGTGACCTCCGGCTCCGCGCAGAAGATCACCCACATCAACTACGCGTTCGGCAACGTCAAGGACGGCAAGTGCGTCGTCGACGACACCTACGCCGCCTACGACAAGGCCTACACCGCCGACCAGTCCGTCAGCGGCACCGCCGACACCTGGGACCAGCCGCTGCGCGGCAACTTCAACCAGCTCCGCCAGCTGAAGGCCAAGTACCCGCACATCAAGGTGCTGTACTCCTTCGGCGGCTGGACCTACTCCGGTGGCTTCGGGCAGGCCGCCGCCAACCCGGCCGCCTTCGCCGCCTCCTGCAAGGCCGTCGTCGAGGACCCGCGCTGGGCCGACGTCTTCGACGGCATCGACATCGACTGGGAGTACCCGAACGCCTGCGGCCTGACCTGCGACACCTCCGGCCCCGCCGCCTTCAGGAACCTGATGCGGGCGCTGCGTTCGGAGTTCGGCTCGAACTACCTGGTCACCGCCGCCATCACCGCCGACGGCTCCTCCGGCGGCAAGATCGACGCGGCCGACTACGGCGGCGCCTCGGCCTACGCCGACTGGTACAACGTGATGACGTACGACTACTTCGGCGCCTGGGCGGGCACCGGGCCGACCGCCCCGCACTCACCGCTCACCTCGTACCCCGGCATCCCGGCCGCGGGCTTCAACTCCGCCGACGCGATCGCCAAGCTGAAGGCGAAGGGCGTCCCGTCCGCCAAGCTCCTGCTCGGCATCGGCTTCTACGGCCGCGGCTGGACCGGCGTCACCCAGTCCGCCCCCGGCGGCACGGCGACCGGCGCGGCACCCGGCACGTACGAGGCGGGCATCGAGGACTACAAGGTGCTGAAGAGTTCCTGCCCCGCCACCGGCACCGTCGCGGGCACGGCGTACGCGCACTGCGGCAGCAACTGGTGGTCGTACGACACTCCCTCGACGATCGCCGGGAAGATGACCTGGGCCAGGAACCAGGGCCTGGGCGGCGCGTTCTTCTGGGAGTTCAGCGGAGACACCCCGAACGGCGAGCTCGCCGCAGCGGTGAGCCGCGGGCTGAGCTGA
- a CDS encoding response regulator transcription factor, giving the protein MIRVLVAEDQSAVRAGLVLILRSAPDIEVVGEASDGEQAVALARELRPDIVLMDIQMPRLDGVSATRQVVAENLADVLVLTTFDLDEYVFGALRAGASGFLLKNTEARGLLDAVRTVARGEGLIAPAVTRRLIAEFAAKPVRGPSADPSVLDALTRREREVLSCLGEGLSNADIGIRLAMAEATVKTHVSRLLGKLELRSRVQAAVLAQELGL; this is encoded by the coding sequence ATGATCCGCGTCCTCGTCGCCGAGGACCAGTCCGCCGTCCGTGCCGGACTCGTCCTCATCCTGCGCAGCGCACCCGACATCGAGGTGGTCGGCGAGGCGTCGGACGGCGAACAGGCGGTGGCGCTGGCCCGGGAGCTGCGGCCCGACATCGTCCTGATGGACATCCAGATGCCCCGCCTCGACGGCGTCTCCGCGACCCGCCAGGTCGTCGCCGAGAACCTCGCCGACGTGCTCGTCCTGACCACGTTCGACCTCGACGAGTACGTCTTCGGCGCGCTGCGCGCGGGCGCGTCCGGCTTCCTGCTCAAGAACACCGAGGCGCGCGGGCTTCTCGACGCGGTCCGTACCGTGGCGCGCGGCGAAGGTCTGATCGCGCCGGCGGTCACCCGCCGTCTGATCGCCGAGTTCGCCGCGAAGCCCGTACGCGGGCCGTCGGCCGACCCCTCCGTCCTCGACGCGCTGACCCGGCGGGAACGGGAGGTGCTGTCCTGCCTCGGGGAGGGCCTGTCCAACGCGGACATCGGGATACGTCTCGCCATGGCGGAGGCCACCGTGAAGACCCACGTCAGCCGCCTCCTGGGGAAGCTCGAACTGCGCAGCCGCGTTCAGGCGGCGGTCCTGGCCCAGGAGTTGGGCCTGTAA
- a CDS encoding histidine kinase, with translation MAVRLPRPHRFDLCAALAGLLGGLLLWGVGLGTRAGDDPIVLFDGRWPILLPLAVTAGCEAMRRTLPRTALLVGWAALTVDTMTQGNLVTVVMFTDLVYAAVVYGPPATARRVPWITGLLTVAGTVVPVAVLQKPEALLIGVVIGLVALMPAATGWIVRNHRDAAEAARLRAEQTTLLAEMDRTQAVTTERARMARELHDMVANHLSAIAIHSTAALSLDDPETSREALAVIRENSVEGLAEMRRLIGILRDGDREPAATPTLEGLPALVDGARTNGLDVTLDADHGALPAPVELAAYRIVQESLTNALKHAGPGRVTVALAQRDGSLTVAVTSPYGDRDGPRAPGSGAGLVGMRERAALLGGGFEAGPEDSADGKIWAVRATLPVTDTTPGGPA, from the coding sequence ATGGCCGTACGACTCCCCCGACCGCACCGCTTCGACCTGTGCGCCGCGCTCGCCGGACTGCTGGGCGGGCTGCTGCTGTGGGGCGTCGGCCTGGGCACGCGTGCGGGTGACGATCCGATCGTGCTCTTCGACGGCCGTTGGCCGATCCTGCTGCCGCTCGCCGTGACCGCCGGCTGCGAGGCGATGCGCCGCACCCTGCCCCGCACCGCCCTGCTGGTGGGATGGGCCGCGCTGACCGTGGACACCATGACCCAGGGCAACCTGGTCACCGTCGTGATGTTCACCGACCTCGTGTACGCGGCCGTGGTGTACGGACCGCCCGCCACCGCCCGCCGCGTCCCCTGGATCACCGGTCTGCTGACCGTGGCCGGCACGGTGGTGCCCGTGGCCGTCTTGCAGAAGCCGGAGGCCCTGCTGATCGGCGTGGTCATCGGCCTGGTCGCGCTCATGCCGGCCGCCACCGGCTGGATCGTCCGCAACCACCGCGACGCCGCCGAGGCCGCCCGGCTGCGCGCCGAACAGACCACGCTGCTCGCCGAAATGGACCGCACCCAGGCGGTGACCACGGAACGCGCCCGTATGGCACGGGAATTGCACGACATGGTCGCCAACCATCTCTCCGCCATCGCCATCCACTCCACCGCCGCGCTCTCCCTGGACGACCCGGAGACCTCCCGGGAGGCGCTCGCCGTCATCCGCGAGAACAGCGTGGAGGGCCTCGCCGAGATGCGGCGGCTGATCGGGATCCTGCGCGACGGAGACAGGGAGCCGGCCGCGACACCGACGCTCGAAGGACTCCCCGCGCTCGTCGACGGCGCCCGCACCAACGGACTCGACGTCACCCTCGACGCCGACCACGGCGCCCTGCCGGCCCCGGTCGAGCTCGCCGCCTACCGCATCGTCCAGGAGTCCCTCACCAACGCGCTCAAGCACGCCGGTCCCGGCCGCGTCACCGTCGCGCTCGCCCAGCGTGACGGCTCCCTCACCGTCGCCGTGACCAGCCCGTACGGCGACCGGGACGGGCCGCGCGCCCCCGGTTCGGGCGCCGGACTGGTGGGGATGCGGGAACGGGCCGCACTGCTGGGCGGCGGCTTCGAGGCCGGCCCCGAAGACTCCGCCGACGGCAAGATCTGGGCCGTACGAGCGACCCTCCCCGTCACCGACACCACCCCAGGAGGCCCCGCATGA
- a CDS encoding DUF5708 family protein has translation MSAATRNLLEGAATFVAGLVLWLFTGGVEVPVVTLTKVGVVMMCVGGVLVATGLYQAARDR, from the coding sequence ATGAGCGCGGCGACGAGGAACCTGCTGGAGGGTGCCGCCACCTTCGTGGCCGGCCTGGTGCTGTGGCTGTTCACCGGGGGAGTGGAGGTCCCGGTCGTCACCCTGACGAAGGTCGGCGTGGTGATGATGTGCGTCGGCGGCGTTCTCGTCGCGACGGGCCTGTACCAGGCGGCGCGCGACCGGTAG
- a CDS encoding cob(I)yrinic acid a,c-diamide adenosyltransferase — protein sequence MVNLTRIYTRTGDQGTTALGDMSRVAKTDLRISAYADANEANAVIGTAVALGNLDREIVKVLIRVQNDLFDVGADLSTPVVEKPEFPPLRVEQSYVDKLEADCDHFLEGLEKLRSFILPGGTPGAALLHQACTVVRRAERSTWAALEVHGAQGENGSMNPLTATYLNRLSDLLFILARAANKDVGDVLWVPGGER from the coding sequence ATGGTCAATCTGACGCGCATCTACACCAGGACCGGCGACCAGGGCACCACCGCCCTCGGCGACATGAGCAGGGTCGCCAAGACCGACCTGCGGATCTCCGCGTACGCGGACGCCAACGAGGCGAACGCGGTGATCGGCACGGCGGTCGCGCTGGGCAACCTGGACCGGGAGATCGTCAAGGTCCTCATCCGCGTCCAGAACGACCTGTTCGACGTGGGTGCGGACCTGTCGACGCCCGTGGTCGAGAAGCCGGAGTTCCCGCCCCTCAGGGTCGAGCAGTCCTACGTCGACAAGCTGGAGGCGGACTGCGACCACTTCCTCGAGGGGCTGGAGAAGCTGCGCTCCTTCATCCTGCCCGGTGGGACGCCCGGTGCGGCTCTGCTGCACCAGGCCTGCACGGTCGTACGGCGTGCCGAGCGCTCGACCTGGGCGGCCCTGGAGGTCCACGGTGCCCAAGGAGAGAACGGCAGCATGAACCCCCTGACCGCGACCTACCTCAACCGCCTGTCCGACCTGCTGTTCATCCTGGCGCGGGCCGCGAACAAGGACGTCGGGGACGTGCTGTGGGTGCCGGGCGGGGAGCGCTGA
- a CDS encoding zinc ribbon domain-containing protein, giving the protein MKVTRIAYSKNLNARKYEQLAEQAQRLGRVRSLVWRKYGALAGVGVSDRTIRDQWMKDCTAEAFGVLATDWKETLRDAVADIKANREAAKALVRQAIRRHTRDEAERKRLFTALKRDRWMDDPYLSRLMRKHWKHGRNRTENQIVVRSDLYRTFTLTESGDIWLAVPSLVRRQLIAIPLNTTVAPTGTLRLILRDGRVEVHYQIEDSTLKSSQRPCGTAKIGVDKGYSEVLTDSDGNHHGLELGDLLRTESDSRNAKNVRRAKIQAVADKARASGDSAKADRISQNNLGTIKRNRRHHAFEARVRSVTFTAVHAVVDKAEHIVAEDLTRPFLSRKKLGKKTNRRLAAWTKGVTAEALNSLSERRGSALTLVNAAYTSQVVPCCRILGMRKGDRLHCTRCGAVWQADHAGAINVLERDSDPDITLYTPHTRVKQIIQERADRRRTRLPVQDSSTPVRRAN; this is encoded by the coding sequence GTGAAGGTCACTCGCATCGCTTACAGCAAGAACCTCAATGCTCGTAAGTATGAGCAGCTCGCTGAGCAGGCCCAGCGACTTGGGAGGGTGCGCTCCTTGGTGTGGCGGAAGTACGGGGCGCTGGCTGGCGTTGGTGTCTCCGACCGGACCATTCGCGACCAGTGGATGAAGGACTGTACTGCCGAGGCTTTCGGGGTGCTCGCCACTGACTGGAAGGAGACACTGCGGGACGCGGTCGCCGACATCAAGGCGAACCGTGAAGCAGCCAAGGCCTTGGTCCGGCAGGCGATCCGACGCCATACCCGCGACGAGGCCGAGCGGAAGCGGCTCTTCACGGCGCTCAAGCGCGACCGATGGATGGACGATCCGTATCTGTCGCGCCTGATGCGGAAGCACTGGAAGCATGGCCGGAACCGCACCGAGAATCAGATCGTGGTCCGCTCCGACCTGTATCGCACCTTTACTCTGACCGAGAGTGGCGACATCTGGCTCGCCGTTCCCTCGCTGGTCCGCCGACAACTGATCGCCATCCCGCTGAACACCACGGTCGCTCCCACGGGGACGCTGCGGCTGATCCTGCGTGACGGCCGTGTGGAAGTGCACTACCAGATCGAGGACTCCACTCTGAAGTCCAGTCAGCGGCCGTGCGGAACCGCAAAGATCGGCGTCGACAAGGGATATTCGGAAGTCCTCACCGACTCTGACGGCAACCACCACGGGTTGGAACTCGGCGACCTGCTTCGGACGGAGTCGGACTCCCGTAATGCCAAGAACGTCCGCCGGGCAAAGATCCAGGCCGTTGCGGATAAGGCCCGCGCGTCTGGTGACTCGGCAAAGGCCGACCGAATCAGCCAAAACAACCTCGGCACCATCAAACGCAACCGCCGACACCATGCCTTCGAAGCTCGTGTCCGCTCGGTGACCTTCACCGCGGTCCACGCTGTGGTCGACAAGGCGGAGCACATCGTCGCCGAAGACCTGACCCGCCCCTTCCTGTCCCGGAAGAAGCTGGGCAAGAAGACCAACCGTCGCCTCGCCGCCTGGACCAAGGGCGTCACGGCCGAGGCACTCAACAGCCTGTCGGAGCGCAGAGGTTCTGCGCTGACGCTGGTCAACGCGGCCTACACCTCACAAGTCGTCCCCTGTTGCCGGATCCTCGGCATGCGTAAAGGGGACCGGCTTCACTGCACTCGGTGCGGGGCGGTGTGGCAGGCAGACCACGCGGGAGCGATCAACGTCCTGGAACGAGACAGTGACCCCGACATCACCCTGTACACACCGCACACGCGGGTGAAGCAGATCATCCAGGAACGGGCCGATCGCCGACGGACCAGACTGCCGGTCCAGGACTCCAGCACCCCGGTGCGGAGAGCGAATTAG
- a CDS encoding 3-hydroxyacyl-CoA dehydrogenase family protein gives MTRKLAVIGAGLMGSGIAQVSAQAGWDVVLRDVTDEALRRGTDGIKASYDKFVGKGKLEAHDADAALARITATTDLDAAADADIVVEAVFEKLEVKHEIFRTLDKLVRDDAVLASNTSAIPITKIAAVTERPERVVGTHFFSPVPMMQLCELVRGYKTSDETLATAREFAESVGKTCIVVNRDVAGFVTTRLISALVVEAAKLYESGVATAEDIDLACKLGFGHAMGPLATADLTGVDILLHATSNIYTESQDEKFAPPELMRRMVDAGDIGRKSGQGFYKH, from the coding sequence GTGACACGGAAGCTTGCCGTCATCGGCGCCGGACTCATGGGTTCCGGTATCGCCCAGGTCTCCGCGCAGGCGGGCTGGGACGTCGTCCTGCGTGACGTCACCGACGAGGCGCTCAGGCGTGGCACCGACGGCATCAAGGCTTCGTACGACAAGTTCGTCGGCAAGGGCAAGCTGGAGGCGCACGACGCCGACGCCGCCCTCGCCCGCATCACCGCGACCACCGACCTGGACGCCGCCGCCGACGCGGACATCGTCGTCGAGGCCGTCTTCGAGAAGCTGGAAGTCAAGCACGAGATCTTCCGCACCCTCGACAAGCTCGTGCGGGACGACGCCGTCCTCGCCTCCAACACCTCCGCCATCCCGATCACCAAGATCGCGGCCGTGACGGAGCGCCCGGAGCGCGTCGTCGGCACGCACTTCTTCTCGCCGGTCCCGATGATGCAGTTGTGCGAGCTGGTGCGCGGTTACAAGACGAGCGACGAAACCCTCGCCACCGCACGGGAGTTTGCCGAATCCGTCGGCAAGACCTGCATCGTCGTCAACCGGGACGTGGCCGGCTTCGTGACCACCCGGCTCATCTCGGCGCTCGTCGTCGAGGCCGCCAAGCTGTACGAGTCGGGCGTGGCCACCGCCGAGGACATCGACCTCGCCTGCAAGCTGGGCTTCGGCCACGCCATGGGACCGCTCGCCACGGCGGACCTCACCGGCGTCGACATCCTGCTGCACGCCACCAGCAACATCTACACCGAGTCCCAGGACGAGAAGTTCGCCCCACCGGAGCTGATGCGCCGGATGGTGGACGCCGGTGACATCGGGCGCAAGAGCGGGCAGGGCTTTTACAAGCACTGA
- a CDS encoding STAS domain-containing protein has translation MHIRGDHVELVVGGRLDVRSAADARTVLHSAVDDGAGDLVLDLSELDSWDATGLGVIMGAHRRAGRCGRRLVLRGVPPQMQRLLVATRLHRILAIEGGIGLESLPRV, from the coding sequence ATGCACATCAGGGGCGACCACGTCGAGCTGGTCGTCGGGGGCCGCCTCGACGTCCGCAGCGCGGCGGACGCCCGTACGGTCCTGCACTCGGCCGTCGACGACGGAGCCGGCGATCTGGTACTGGACCTGTCCGAGCTGGACTCCTGGGACGCCACGGGACTCGGGGTGATCATGGGTGCACACCGGCGGGCCGGCCGCTGCGGCCGACGACTGGTGCTGCGTGGGGTACCGCCGCAGATGCAGCGCCTGCTCGTCGCGACGAGGCTGCACCGCATCCTCGCGATCGAGGGCGGCATCGGGTTGGAGTCCCTGCCTCGGGTGTGA